The following proteins come from a genomic window of Thiothrix winogradskyi:
- a CDS encoding DUF3275 family protein, producing MKPTLNTANLGTSTVIVPGTLMIRDIPKRAGGSFKVGKLSTHIGQFEVKNPELDQYEAGTYSGNFCIDKIYPSHYIAGGKIVIELRAVLSCFVLAGFDEQTADMEPLDVDPADEEAVAPANGNTAPEAEPNVAPVDAATTAEIEATTAATGVMTLEEERRFREELMDKETFGELYPLGHEVKLDPTIARTKLRAQCDRLKSLGYRFVAARQIWAKHGEKA from the coding sequence ATGAAACCAACCCTGAATACCGCCAACCTTGGCACATCCACCGTTATCGTCCCCGGTACCCTGATGATCCGGGACATCCCCAAACGCGCAGGCGGCAGCTTCAAAGTCGGCAAGCTGTCCACCCACATTGGTCAGTTCGAGGTAAAAAACCCTGAGCTTGACCAGTACGAAGCCGGGACTTACTCCGGCAATTTCTGTATCGACAAAATCTACCCCTCCCACTACATCGCGGGCGGGAAGATCGTGATTGAACTGCGGGCAGTATTGTCGTGCTTTGTGCTGGCTGGCTTCGATGAGCAAACCGCCGACATGGAGCCGCTGGACGTTGACCCGGCGGATGAGGAAGCGGTTGCCCCGGCAAACGGCAACACCGCTCCAGAAGCAGAACCGAACGTTGCACCAGTGGATGCGGCTACAACCGCTGAAATTGAGGCTACTACGGCTGCCACAGGTGTCATGACGCTGGAAGAGGAAAGACGATTCCGCGAGGAACTAATGGATAAGGAGACCTTTGGCGAACTTTACCCACTGGGTCATGAAGTCAAACTTGACCCTACCATCGCGCGTACCAAACTGCGGGCGCAATGTGACCGACTGAAGAGCCTGGGCTACCGCTTTGTGGCGGCACGCCAGATATGGGCAAAACACGGGGAAAAGGCATAG
- a CDS encoding DUF6094 domain-containing protein, with protein sequence MSKALVFPRVARNFAKNGYYPTDETTLARTLSALEATDEGQLRILDPCAGEGVALAECKHHLGQERCLAFGIEYDAERAWHAKTVLDHCIHGDFNSCMLSYGSFGLLWLNPPYGDMLKNHESHHAPSLFQESRPRLEKHFYQRSHGLLQVGGVLVLVVPSTSFDKQLAGWIASHFREVKVFRATTEQFKQVVLFGIKQKSTGNLDATLRKQLLAIGVGDVVPDELPEVWTDAPYAVPAFVEGRKQFRFVSANLDAAQLQQEIAVHSGTLQQQFTSLFRQAAAQTNRRPLRQMTEWHTALALAAGQVGGVVRADDGRVYLIKGSTHKEKRTETRLHENIDGSTTEERIDTDVFVPVIRALDFTPASRTYGDVLTIR encoded by the coding sequence ATGTCCAAAGCCCTTGTCTTTCCGCGTGTGGCACGCAATTTTGCCAAGAACGGCTACTACCCGACCGATGAAACCACCCTTGCCCGCACCCTCTCGGCGCTGGAGGCGACTGACGAAGGCCAGCTCCGCATCCTTGACCCGTGCGCGGGTGAAGGGGTGGCGCTGGCAGAATGTAAACATCACCTTGGTCAGGAACGCTGCCTGGCTTTCGGCATTGAATACGACGCGGAACGCGCCTGGCACGCCAAAACCGTGCTGGATCACTGCATCCACGGCGATTTCAACAGTTGCATGCTGTCCTACGGTTCCTTTGGCCTGTTGTGGCTGAACCCGCCGTATGGCGACATGCTGAAAAACCACGAAAGCCATCATGCGCCTAGCCTGTTTCAGGAAAGCCGCCCACGGCTGGAAAAGCACTTTTACCAGCGTAGCCACGGCCTGTTACAGGTCGGCGGAGTACTGGTGTTGGTTGTGCCATCAACTTCGTTCGACAAGCAGTTGGCGGGCTGGATTGCCAGCCACTTCCGGGAGGTGAAGGTATTCCGTGCCACCACTGAGCAGTTCAAACAAGTGGTGCTGTTCGGCATCAAGCAAAAATCCACTGGCAACCTGGATGCCACGCTACGCAAGCAATTGCTGGCGATTGGGGTGGGTGATGTTGTCCCGGACGAACTGCCGGAGGTGTGGACAGATGCGCCGTATGCCGTCCCGGCTTTCGTGGAAGGTCGCAAGCAGTTCCGCTTTGTGTCCGCCAACCTGGATGCAGCACAACTGCAACAGGAGATTGCCGTGCATAGCGGAACCTTGCAACAGCAATTCACCAGCCTGTTCCGGCAAGCCGCTGCACAAACCAACCGCCGTCCGCTGCGGCAAATGACCGAATGGCATACCGCACTGGCACTGGCTGCCGGGCAAGTGGGTGGCGTGGTGCGTGCCGATGATGGGCGTGTGTACCTGATCAAGGGCAGCACCCACAAGGAAAAAAGGACTGAAACCCGCCTGCATGAAAACATTGACGGCTCGACCACCGAGGAGCGTATCGACACGGATGTGTTCGTGCCGGTAATCCGCGCCCTCGACTTTACCCCTGCCAGCCGTACCTACGGGGATGTGCTGACCATCCGCTAA
- a CDS encoding DUF6573 family protein, whose amino-acid sequence MTTTETTDHAGSPQPPFGIATLEAGPTCTGIMPSGIFCIGALAAPDGQFLYLSLLGRDTAFQELRGKMTTGQLHAFIVQQDGKTVASGWFSREVLGKMEYHGAKVQTHLFGEVAQMILYHPLLTTPDKATQTAALPYLGQATAQTLRDTWQLVRHICEVPLLDDWQAVVMPLLADLQWLQPLQGFGCNASYLKLGSNIGGLVSANIRSGALRVEPDEAGRLCIPERMTLDLEYGLAKRHPQQATPPPGNPVGGFWDDADVISVYTRQQAIADGVLVDVSASSEARDAGFKVPVALTEAVYQRFVEWDNNEVRPEQQALGQSTAGRLWDVLYMASLAIRRSSNQRGDSTLRYELYVIERDGFSTTPRSIKLKLHSGSGDHGEHVITIMLPEED is encoded by the coding sequence ATGACTACCACCGAAACCACCGACCATGCCGGTTCCCCTCAGCCCCCGTTTGGCATTGCCACCCTGGAGGCTGGCCCCACCTGCACTGGCATCATGCCGTCTGGCATTTTTTGTATCGGCGCACTGGCTGCACCCGATGGACAATTCCTGTATTTATCCCTGCTGGGGCGTGACACCGCCTTTCAGGAACTGCGCGGCAAAATGACCACAGGGCAACTCCATGCCTTCATTGTCCAGCAGGATGGAAAAACCGTTGCCAGCGGCTGGTTCAGCCGCGAGGTGCTGGGGAAGATGGAGTACCACGGCGCAAAAGTGCAGACCCACCTGTTTGGGGAGGTTGCACAAATGATCCTCTATCACCCACTGCTGACCACACCGGACAAAGCAACCCAGACCGCCGCACTGCCCTATCTGGGACAGGCAACCGCGCAAACGCTTCGGGACACCTGGCAATTAGTGCGGCACATCTGCGAAGTGCCGTTGCTGGATGACTGGCAGGCCGTGGTCATGCCGTTGCTGGCTGACCTCCAGTGGCTGCAACCCTTGCAGGGTTTCGGCTGCAATGCCAGTTACCTCAAACTCGGCAGCAATATCGGCGGATTGGTCAGTGCCAATATCCGTTCCGGCGCATTGCGGGTGGAGCCGGATGAGGCTGGCAGGTTGTGTATTCCTGAACGCATGACCCTCGACCTCGAATACGGTCTTGCCAAACGCCATCCGCAACAGGCTACCCCGCCACCCGGCAATCCTGTGGGTGGTTTCTGGGACGATGCGGATGTGATCAGTGTCTACACCCGCCAGCAAGCGATTGCCGACGGTGTGCTGGTCGATGTATCTGCCAGCAGCGAAGCCCGTGATGCCGGTTTCAAGGTTCCTGTTGCCCTCACCGAAGCCGTTTATCAGCGTTTTGTCGAGTGGGATAACAACGAGGTTCGCCCCGAACAACAGGCGCTGGGACAAAGCACTGCGGGTCGTTTGTGGGATGTGTTGTATATGGCGTCACTCGCCATCCGCCGTTCCTCCAACCAGCGGGGTGACAGTACCCTGCGGTACGAACTGTACGTCATCGAACGCGACGGTTTCAGCACAACACCACGCAGCATTAAGCTCAAACTGCATTCCGGCTCCGGTGATCATGGCGAACATGTCATCACCATTATGTTGCCCGAAGAAGACTGA
- a CDS encoding DUF2786 domain-containing protein, with the protein MQANHILNKIKKCLALTASDNPGEAAAALRQAKKLMDKHGITEAHVKLAEVKAVQTGKIPPAKDRAAKLVAIIGDAFACKPLIRSKEGITFFEFIGKGHYPELAAYTYAILWRRLEMERAAFHEQLLASLTDPGWDLREPHDQRRKKWAADDARKATTAFCAGWLARVAETVRHFAGHQPDPDLDDWARNQYGKLGARKTRQHNGLDPDGVQAGLEAGSRVSLHHGVNGESAGQHLLAGNRQGVAA; encoded by the coding sequence ATGCAAGCCAACCACATCCTCAACAAGATCAAGAAGTGTCTGGCACTCACGGCATCGGATAACCCCGGCGAAGCCGCAGCCGCATTGCGCCAAGCAAAAAAGCTGATGGACAAGCACGGCATTACTGAAGCACACGTTAAACTGGCGGAGGTGAAAGCGGTACAAACCGGCAAAATCCCACCAGCCAAAGACAGGGCAGCCAAACTGGTCGCCATCATTGGCGATGCTTTTGCCTGCAAGCCACTCATCCGCAGCAAAGAGGGCATAACCTTTTTTGAGTTTATTGGCAAAGGCCACTACCCGGAACTGGCAGCCTACACCTATGCCATCCTGTGGCGACGTTTGGAAATGGAGCGTGCCGCGTTCCATGAGCAGTTGTTGGCCAGCCTAACTGACCCCGGTTGGGATTTACGGGAACCGCATGACCAGCGCAGGAAAAAATGGGCGGCTGACGATGCCCGCAAAGCCACCACCGCTTTCTGCGCAGGCTGGTTAGCGCGGGTAGCTGAAACAGTCCGCCATTTTGCCGGGCATCAGCCCGACCCAGACCTGGATGACTGGGCAAGAAACCAGTACGGCAAACTGGGCGCACGCAAAACCCGACAACATAACGGCCTTGACCCCGACGGGGTACAAGCCGGTCTGGAGGCGGGTTCCCGCGTGAGCCTGCATCACGGTGTGAATGGTGAATCTGCCGGACAACACCTACTGGCGGGCAATAGGCAAGGGGTGGCAGCATGA
- a CDS encoding DUF2283 domain-containing protein: MNSTYYPEDDILVLHFSDEPVVREVSQGWNINTSYTASGEVAEIVILDAKKIGLYPAAQFQEKQAA; this comes from the coding sequence ATGAATTCAACTTATTACCCTGAAGACGACATTCTCGTACTCCATTTCAGTGATGAACCGGTTGTCCGCGAAGTCTCGCAAGGCTGGAACATCAATACCAGCTACACCGCCAGTGGTGAAGTGGCTGAGATTGTCATATTGGATGCCAAAAAGATTGGCCTTTATCCTGCGGCCCAGTTTCAGGAGAAACAGGCAGCCTAA
- the radC gene encoding RadC family protein, giving the protein MILTPRMTQFVLEDSGKYRIHGEFTADEILEAASGIALQALSSREGLCLTDPDVVRHYLCNWLGNRKAEVFGCLFLDNRHRLIAAEELFFGTIDGASVHPREVVRDCLRHNAAAVVFVHNHPSGVVEPSQADERITQKLKDALHLIDVRVLDHFVVGSDSILSFAERGLL; this is encoded by the coding sequence ATGATCCTGACACCCCGGATGACCCAGTTTGTGCTGGAGGATTCCGGCAAATACCGCATCCACGGCGAATTCACTGCCGATGAAATCCTTGAAGCCGCCAGTGGCATTGCCCTGCAAGCGCTAAGCAGCCGCGAAGGCTTGTGCCTGACCGACCCGGATGTGGTGCGCCACTACTTGTGCAACTGGCTGGGCAACCGCAAGGCGGAAGTGTTCGGCTGCCTGTTCCTCGACAACCGCCACCGCCTGATTGCTGCCGAAGAGCTGTTCTTTGGCACGATTGACGGCGCATCAGTCCACCCGCGTGAAGTGGTCAGGGATTGCCTGCGGCACAACGCGGCAGCGGTGGTGTTCGTCCACAACCATCCCTCTGGCGTGGTCGAACCCAGCCAGGCGGATGAACGCATTACCCAGAAACTCAAGGATGCCTTGCACCTGATTGACGTGCGGGTACTCGACCATTTTGTGGTCGGGAGCGACAGCATCCTCTCATTTGCTGAACGCGGGCTGCTGTAA
- a CDS encoding STY4534 family ICE replication protein, producing MTTSTPSQSYFNLHVSGLGYVSRIREVTVKRGSPFLACTIAALHGSADNVEYTKFDCRVSGAEAEKLIRRCMDAVNADKKVLLGFNLGDLYPDLYEKKDGTPGVALKARLLRIDWIKVDGNSVYTAPPRDAAGAEAAEAA from the coding sequence ATGACCACTTCTACCCCCTCCCAAAGTTATTTCAACCTGCACGTGTCCGGCCTTGGCTATGTGTCGCGTATCCGTGAAGTCACGGTAAAACGTGGCTCCCCATTCTTGGCCTGCACCATTGCCGCCTTGCATGGCTCTGCCGATAACGTCGAGTACACCAAATTCGATTGCCGGGTTTCCGGCGCAGAAGCTGAAAAGCTGATCCGCCGCTGCATGGACGCCGTGAACGCCGATAAAAAGGTGTTGCTCGGTTTCAACCTTGGCGACCTGTACCCCGACCTCTACGAAAAGAAAGACGGCACGCCGGGAGTAGCCCTGAAAGCACGCCTGTTGCGCATCGACTGGATCAAGGTTGATGGTAATAGCGTTTACACCGCACCCCCACGGGATGCGGCAGGGGCCGAGGCTGCGGAAGCTGCCTGA